In Musa acuminata AAA Group cultivar baxijiao chromosome BXJ2-10, Cavendish_Baxijiao_AAA, whole genome shotgun sequence, a genomic segment contains:
- the LOC135624303 gene encoding probable trehalose-phosphate phosphatase 6 produces the protein MTNQNVVVQAITVAAVANSPPRTSGSSAAAAIPKKYLSPVDLGGGWTNGWLEAMKASSPTHAKSALLSAPAVESEQDEQSTWIMRHPSALSKFEQITSATKGKQIVMFLDYDGTLSPIVDDPDSAFMSDTMRAAVKKVARLFPTAIVSGRCRSRVYEFVRLTELYYAGSHGMDIKVPKGTRYIKKKKAVLFQPASEFLPLMNEIHKALLETTRSIPGAKVENNKFCVSVHFRCVDEKCWGVLVEQVVSLLKRHPELRLTQGRKVLEIRPTIKWDKGKALEFLLKSLGFADNKNVVPIYIGDDHTDEDAFKVLRDRGQGIGILVSEYPKDTNASYSLKEPYEVMEFLLHLVEWKRHSLKARSEE, from the exons ATGACGAATCAGAATGTTGTGGTGCAGGCCATCacggtggcggcggtggcgaaCTCGCCGCCTCGCACTAGCGGCAGCTCTGCCGCGGCCGCCATCCCGAAGAAGTATCTTTCTCCGGTCGATCTTGGCGGAGGCTGGACCAATGGGTGGCTGGAGGCGATGAAAGCTTCCTCTCCTACTCACGCTAAGTCTGCTCTGTTATCCGCGCCAGCCGTAGAGTCCGAACAGGACGAGCAATCTACATGGATT ATGCGTCATCCTTCTGCGTTGAGCAAGTTCGAACAGATCACTAGCGCCACCAAGGGGAAGCAAATCGTAATGTTCTTGGACTACGATGGAACGCTCTCGCCCATCGTCGATGATCCCGACTCCGCCTTCATGTCCGATACC ATGAGGGCTGCCGTGAAGAAAGTCGCAAGGTTATTTCCGACTGCAATTGTGAGCGGGCGGTGCCGAAGCAGA GTATACGAATTTGTAAGATTGACTGAATTATATTACGCTGGAAGCCATGGGATGGACATCAAGGTTCCCAAAGGAACTCGATACATCAAGAAG AAGAAAGCTGTTCTCTTTCAACCAGCAAGCGAGTTCCTGCCCTTAATGAATGAG ATTCATAAAGCTCTGTTGGAGACAACCCGATCCATTCCTGGTGCGAAGGTGGAGAACAACAAGTTCTGCGTGTCAGTCCATTTCAGATGTGTAGATGAAAAG TGTTGGGGTGTGCTGGTGGAGCAGGTGGTGTCACTGTTGAAGAGGCACCCCGAATTACGTCTTACTCAAGGGAGAAAG GTGTTAGAAATCCGTCCCACCATTAAATGGGACAAGGGAAAGGCTTTGGAGTTCCtgctaaaatcacttg GTTTTGCTGACAACAAAAACGTAGTGCCTATTTATATCGGAGATGATCACACCGACGAAGATGCTTTCAAG GTTCTACGTGATAGAGGACAAGGTATTGGAATTCTGGTTTCGGAGTACCCGAAGGACACGAATGCTTCTTATTCTCTCAAAGAGCCATATGAG GTGATGGAGTTTCTTCTTCACCTAGTGGAGTGGAAGCGCCACTCATTAAAGGCTCGTTCCGAAGAGTAA